One stretch of Paenibacillus sp. AN1007 DNA includes these proteins:
- the thiS gene encoding sulfur carrier protein ThiS translates to MNIIVNGQKMEIDDELNRVDKLLQSFNLQVKTVVVELNRSILTKDHHEITMLREGDRIEIVHFVGGG, encoded by the coding sequence GTGAACATCATCGTGAACGGTCAGAAGATGGAGATTGACGATGAACTAAATCGAGTGGATAAATTACTGCAATCGTTCAACCTGCAGGTGAAAACGGTAGTTGTGGAGTTAAATCGCAGTATTTTGACCAAGGATCATCATGAGATAACAATGTTAAGAGAAGGCGATCGCATTGAGATTGTTCACTTTGTAGGTGGCGGTTAA
- a CDS encoding thiazole synthase gives MLTIGKYSFESRLLLGTGKFSDLEIQGQAVEASGTEVLTFAVRRLNLEETEKKHFLDTLDLSKYTLLPNTAGASTAEEAVRIAELARASGLCDMIKVEVIGDGITLLPDPIETYKACSILLEKGFTVLPYISDDVILAKRLQLLGVHAVMPGASPIGAGRGIINPYNLEIIIEQAVVPVIVDAGLRSPKDAAFAMELGADGVLLNTAVSGSDDPVLMAKAMRLGVEAGRLAYEAGMIPMKRYAAASSPVEGMVHT, from the coding sequence ATGTTAACTATCGGAAAATATTCGTTTGAATCGAGACTGCTGCTCGGAACAGGGAAATTTTCAGACCTGGAGATTCAAGGCCAGGCTGTAGAAGCTTCGGGTACGGAGGTGCTTACCTTTGCCGTACGTCGTCTGAATTTGGAGGAAACGGAGAAAAAACACTTTCTGGATACGTTAGATTTGAGCAAATACACACTGCTGCCCAATACTGCGGGTGCATCAACGGCAGAAGAAGCTGTAAGAATTGCTGAGCTTGCGCGGGCTTCGGGACTTTGTGATATGATAAAAGTCGAAGTCATCGGTGACGGAATAACGTTACTTCCAGATCCGATCGAAACGTACAAGGCCTGCAGTATTTTGCTGGAAAAGGGATTCACCGTACTGCCTTATATTTCGGATGACGTTATCCTGGCTAAACGGCTGCAGCTGCTGGGCGTACATGCAGTCATGCCTGGGGCTTCTCCTATTGGTGCGGGTAGAGGCATTATTAACCCGTATAATCTGGAAATCATCATAGAGCAGGCGGTTGTGCCTGTTATCGTTGATGCAGGTCTGCGTTCACCTAAGGATGCTGCCTTTGCCATGGAGCTTGGGGCAGATGGTGTGCTGCTTAACACTGCGGTATCTGGATCAGATGATCCCGTCTTAATGGCAAAAGCGATGCGGCTGGGGGTTGAAGCAGGTAGACTGGCTTACGAAGCAGGCATGATTCCTATGAAGCGTTATGCTGCAGCAAGCAGTCCGGTGGAAGGAATGGTTCATACATGA
- a CDS encoding ThiF family adenylyltransferase: MTDQLQHAEQADRYSRQERYAPLGREGQARLSDSKVLIIGAGALGTGIAETLVRSGVGQITIVDRDYVEWSNLQRQQLYVEQDAIDRMPKAMAALKRLSAINSTVRIEAKVMDVRVDELEDLIQHTDLIMDATDNFDTRLLINDMAQKHQIPWIYGGCVGSYGITYTFLPGDTPCLNCLLGEVPLGGDTCDTSGIIPQAVQMVTANQTAEAMKLLSGNEAALRRKLLSFDVWRNEYISINVDGAKKHDCASCGPSAAYPFLSASNLEKTDVLCGRDTVQIRPARRMQLDLLHTAERLMKLGEGKVENNPFLVSFTIGHHRLVIFQDGRVLVHGTKDTAEARTLVHRYFG, translated from the coding sequence ATGACAGATCAGTTACAGCACGCGGAGCAGGCAGATCGTTATTCGAGACAGGAACGATATGCGCCGCTTGGCAGAGAAGGTCAGGCTAGACTGAGTGACAGCAAAGTTTTAATTATTGGAGCCGGAGCGCTTGGAACAGGTATTGCAGAGACACTGGTTCGTTCCGGTGTTGGTCAGATTACGATTGTGGATCGGGACTATGTGGAATGGAGCAACCTGCAGCGGCAGCAGCTATATGTTGAACAGGATGCGATTGACCGTATGCCCAAAGCAATGGCAGCCCTCAAACGTTTATCCGCCATTAATTCAACAGTCCGCATTGAAGCTAAAGTAATGGATGTGCGGGTGGATGAATTGGAAGACCTCATTCAGCATACCGACTTGATTATGGATGCAACCGATAATTTTGATACAAGACTGCTCATTAATGATATGGCACAGAAACATCAAATTCCTTGGATTTACGGGGGATGTGTTGGCAGTTATGGGATTACGTATACATTCTTGCCCGGTGATACGCCCTGTCTGAACTGTCTTTTGGGAGAAGTGCCGCTGGGTGGAGATACTTGTGACACATCGGGCATTATACCACAAGCGGTACAGATGGTGACGGCCAATCAAACGGCGGAAGCGATGAAGCTGCTGAGCGGTAACGAAGCAGCCCTCAGACGTAAACTGCTGTCATTTGATGTGTGGAGGAACGAGTACATAAGCATTAATGTAGATGGAGCCAAAAAGCACGATTGTGCCTCATGCGGCCCATCCGCAGCTTATCCGTTTCTTTCTGCATCCAATTTGGAGAAAACAGATGTGCTGTGCGGCAGAGATACCGTCCAGATTAGACCTGCCCGCCGCATGCAGCTGGACCTGCTGCATACAGCAGAGCGCTTGATGAAGCTGGGGGAAGGAAAAGTGGAAAACAATCCTTTTCTGGTGTCATTCACGATCGGCCATCATCGGTTGGTTATTTTTCAGGATGGCCGTGTTCTTGTTCATGGGACAAAAGATACGGCTGAAGCTCGAACATTAGTTCATCGCTATTTCGGCTGA
- a CDS encoding response regulator transcription factor yields MKTVICLIGAGELASRIKDIIKEEGYEIQELDWSELRQKTDRRSTRPQLVLLVDREPEPVHWSEPDKKALKEWMNQSLPIPLMVIIPETSPQRVIDWLDFGANDVMEEPVHWKVMLARIRSLLRLFANGAHDGEEMIVVQDLRINLRSRRVSRAGQYLNLTPKEYELLEFLALHLNEACTRSDILREVWGYDFAMDTNVVDVYIKHLRVKVDKGREMKLIHTVRGIGYMLHG; encoded by the coding sequence TTGAAAACAGTCATTTGTTTAATAGGGGCAGGGGAGTTAGCGAGCCGGATCAAAGACATCATAAAGGAAGAGGGCTATGAAATACAGGAGCTGGACTGGTCTGAATTACGCCAAAAAACGGACCGGAGGTCCACTCGTCCTCAATTAGTCCTGTTAGTTGACCGGGAACCTGAGCCTGTGCACTGGAGTGAGCCGGATAAAAAAGCGTTGAAAGAATGGATGAATCAGAGCTTACCCATACCGCTCATGGTTATCATCCCGGAGACTTCTCCGCAGCGGGTCATTGATTGGCTCGATTTTGGTGCGAATGACGTGATGGAGGAGCCTGTGCACTGGAAGGTTATGCTTGCCAGAATACGCAGTCTGCTTCGGCTGTTTGCAAATGGAGCACATGACGGAGAGGAAATGATTGTTGTTCAAGACCTTAGAATTAATTTGCGATCGCGAAGAGTAAGCCGTGCAGGGCAGTATCTTAATCTGACTCCTAAAGAGTATGAGCTGCTGGAGTTTCTGGCACTGCATCTGAACGAAGCCTGTACACGAAGTGATATTTTACGCGAGGTATGGGGATACGATTTTGCGATGGATACCAACGTCGTGGACGTGTATATTAAACATCTAAGGGTTAAAGTGGATAAGGGAAGAGAGATGAAACTGATCCATACGGTTCGGGGAATAGGCTATATGCTGCATGGTTAA
- a CDS encoding C40 family peptidase, whose product MKTNFFIQKAVTVGLCAVLGFGAVSMTNAPAAHAASVSTGQQVVNYGKKFTGTPYKFGASTTTTRYFDCSSFMKYIFKKYGVDLPRTSVKQSKEGKFVSKANLRVGDMVFFSSGSRSTGSNITHVGVYAGNGKILHTYGSPGVTLSDLNSGTWKRTYITARRVL is encoded by the coding sequence ATGAAAACAAACTTCTTCATCCAAAAGGCCGTAACCGTCGGGTTGTGCGCTGTACTAGGTTTTGGAGCTGTATCAATGACTAATGCACCTGCTGCACATGCGGCATCTGTATCTACTGGACAACAAGTTGTAAACTATGGTAAAAAATTCACTGGAACTCCATATAAATTTGGTGCTTCAACAACAACTACCAGGTACTTTGACTGCTCTTCTTTTATGAAATACATTTTCAAAAAGTATGGTGTAGATCTTCCGCGCACTTCCGTTAAACAATCTAAAGAAGGTAAATTTGTCTCCAAAGCCAATCTTCGTGTTGGCGACATGGTCTTCTTCTCGAGCGGCAGCCGCTCCACCGGTTCAAACATTACACATGTTGGTGTGTATGCAGGAAACGGCAAAATACTTCACACGTACGGTTCCCCTGGCGTAACACTGTCTGATCTGAACTCAGGCACGTGGAAAAGAACATACATTACAGCTCGCCGCGTACTCTAA
- a CDS encoding thiamine diphosphokinase, with translation MDYKRIIIFTGGVLAKDFLHEILPDDLIIAADRGALYLIQNGIKPHIAVGDFDSITEEEREIVSSSSVEFIACDPIHKDLTDTEMAFETALDHEPTHILIFGATGTRMDHTLANVHIMVRAMQHHISCALQDEHNYMTLTTSSAVVRQRGYTYVSLLPLTHEVTGICLEGFMYPLDQATIRMGQSLGISNKLLGESGTVTIDSGLLLIIQSKD, from the coding sequence ATGGACTATAAACGTATTATCATCTTCACTGGAGGCGTGCTCGCCAAGGATTTCCTGCATGAAATTCTGCCAGATGACCTCATTATTGCGGCAGACCGTGGTGCCTTGTATTTAATCCAGAATGGGATCAAACCGCACATCGCTGTGGGGGACTTTGATTCTATTACAGAAGAAGAACGAGAGATCGTAAGCAGCAGCAGTGTCGAGTTCATTGCCTGTGATCCGATCCATAAAGACCTTACCGATACAGAAATGGCCTTTGAAACGGCCTTGGATCACGAACCTACGCATATTCTCATCTTTGGCGCCACGGGGACACGTATGGACCATACGCTTGCGAATGTTCATATTATGGTGCGGGCCATGCAGCATCACATCTCCTGCGCCCTACAGGACGAGCACAATTATATGACATTAACCACCTCCAGTGCTGTCGTTAGGCAGCGCGGTTATACCTATGTTTCACTGCTTCCATTAACGCATGAGGTGACAGGTATTTGTCTCGAAGGATTTATGTACCCTTTGGATCAAGCGACCATACGCATGGGGCAATCTTTGGGAATCAGCAATAAGCTGCTTGGGGAATCGGGTACAGTCACGATTGACAGTGGTTTGCTGCTTATTATCCAGAGCAAAGACTGA
- a CDS encoding trimeric intracellular cation channel family protein — MDLHIFEVFSIIGTIAFAMSGAFVAMEEEYDILGVLVLGLVTAFGGGVIRNVLIGVPVTTLWSQGSLIMLALVSVAVAFILPLKWIGHWKRTEALFDAIGLAAFAIQGGLYAANMGHPISAVIVAAVLTGIGGGIIRDLLAGRKPLVLRDEIYAVWAMIAGFVIGMGWFTTNIGLLICFATVVFFRMCSVHYKWKLPRRSLTPSENVNLKPEKLMPHHAPTVIQGTLSKGE; from the coding sequence TTGGACTTACACATTTTTGAAGTGTTCAGCATTATCGGTACGATTGCATTTGCAATGTCCGGTGCATTTGTAGCCATGGAAGAGGAATACGATATTTTGGGCGTACTGGTGCTTGGCCTAGTCACAGCATTTGGAGGCGGGGTGATTCGGAACGTACTTATTGGTGTGCCTGTAACGACGCTGTGGAGTCAGGGTTCGCTAATCATGCTTGCGTTAGTCTCTGTAGCCGTTGCTTTTATATTACCTCTGAAGTGGATTGGTCACTGGAAACGGACAGAAGCTTTGTTTGATGCGATTGGACTAGCTGCTTTTGCAATTCAAGGCGGATTGTATGCAGCCAATATGGGCCATCCAATTAGTGCTGTGATCGTTGCAGCTGTACTTACTGGCATTGGGGGAGGAATTATCCGTGATCTTCTCGCCGGACGTAAACCGCTCGTTCTGCGTGACGAGATTTATGCAGTCTGGGCAATGATTGCGGGATTTGTGATTGGAATGGGCTGGTTTACAACCAACATCGGCCTGTTGATCTGTTTTGCGACTGTCGTCTTTTTCCGGATGTGTTCTGTTCATTATAAATGGAAACTTCCGCGCCGTTCGCTGACCCCAAGCGAAAACGTCAATTTAAAGCCGGAGAAACTCATGCCGCACCATGCGCCTACCGTCATTCAAGGGACATTAAGCAAGGGGGAATAA
- a CDS encoding low molecular weight protein-tyrosine-phosphatase → MINVVFVCLGNICRSPMAEAVMRHKVLEKGLGEQIRIDSAGTGNWHVGKPPHEGTRKLLDEYQISYANMTARQFVSEDFTQFDYIICMDNSNAENVRSLPGGEEAEIIKFMDLLPNEKLREVPDPYYTGDFEEVYELVNAGCAVLLNRIEEEQSLS, encoded by the coding sequence ATGATTAACGTTGTATTTGTATGTCTCGGTAACATCTGCAGATCACCTATGGCAGAAGCCGTTATGCGCCACAAAGTTCTGGAAAAGGGACTTGGAGAACAGATTCGGATTGATTCGGCTGGTACAGGTAACTGGCATGTGGGCAAACCTCCTCATGAAGGTACTCGGAAGCTGCTGGACGAATATCAGATTTCGTATGCCAACATGACGGCGAGGCAATTTGTAAGTGAAGACTTTACTCAATTTGACTACATTATATGTATGGATAATTCCAATGCGGAAAACGTGCGAAGCCTGCCGGGCGGTGAAGAGGCAGAGATTATCAAATTCATGGACCTGCTTCCGAACGAAAAGTTGAGAGAAGTGCCCGATCCGTATTACACAGGGGATTTTGAAGAAGTGTACGAGCTCGTGAATGCAGGTTGTGCTGTGTTGTTGAACAGAATTGAAGAAGAGCAGTCGTTGTCCTGA
- a CDS encoding alpha/beta hydrolase-fold protein translates to MTDSRYLKRTIVKEEIESRYLGEKRTLRIYLPPGYNELLSYPVVYCQDGEEFFNFGRIATTANRIILDEGAEPFIIVGVQVDVSVRTQEYAPFGSRFEAYTKCFAEEIIPYVEEKYPVRRSPQERVLAGDSLGGSVSLHLALMYPELFTRVISMSGAFYSASQEIYAAAQDLSWLSIWMIVGLQETAFEADTGTYDFVQLNRDTRDLLEKRGAHVSYQEKDGNHQWGFWQKELPDALLYFLQER, encoded by the coding sequence ATGACGGATTCCCGCTATTTGAAACGTACAATTGTTAAGGAAGAGATTGAAAGTCGTTATCTCGGCGAGAAACGAACCCTTCGCATTTATCTTCCTCCAGGCTATAACGAGCTGCTTAGTTACCCTGTCGTTTACTGTCAGGATGGAGAAGAATTTTTCAACTTTGGCCGAATCGCCACTACTGCTAACCGCATCATTCTGGATGAAGGAGCTGAACCTTTCATTATTGTAGGGGTTCAGGTGGATGTCTCGGTGCGAACTCAAGAGTACGCTCCCTTTGGCAGCCGATTTGAAGCCTACACAAAGTGCTTTGCAGAAGAGATTATTCCCTATGTGGAAGAAAAATATCCCGTAAGACGCTCTCCGCAGGAACGTGTGTTAGCCGGTGACTCGCTGGGGGGAAGTGTTTCACTCCATCTGGCCCTGATGTACCCGGAACTGTTTACCCGAGTCATCAGCATGTCTGGTGCGTTCTACTCTGCTTCTCAGGAAATCTACGCCGCTGCCCAAGATTTGTCCTGGCTGTCCATCTGGATGATTGTTGGTTTGCAGGAAACGGCCTTTGAAGCCGATACTGGAACGTATGATTTTGTACAGCTGAACCGGGATACCCGTGACTTGCTGGAGAAACGCGGTGCTCACGTCTCTTATCAAGAGAAAGACGGGAATCACCAGTGGGGCTTCTGGCAAAAGGAACTGCCGGATGCTTTGCTTTACTTTTTGCAGGAAAGATAG
- the pdhA gene encoding pyruvate dehydrogenase (acetyl-transferring) E1 component subunit alpha yields the protein MSKVPYEVYTEDVEALSVLSPDGEIVNKDMMPKLSDDQLKEIMYRMVFTRTWDDRAVNLGRQGRLGFYAPVSGQEATMVGSEFALEKEDFIAPGYRDIPQLVWHGLPLYQAFLYSRGHQHGGQIPDGVNVLMPQIIIGAQILHAMGIAMGYKLKKQKQVVITYTGDGGSSEGDFYEGLNYAGVYKLPVIFFVQNNGYAITTPFAKQTAALSIAHKAVAAGIKGVKVDGMDIFAVIKAVQEAAERGRNGEGATLIEAVTYRFRPHSLSDDASKYRTKEEEAEWSVKDPIARFAKYLEKKGLWTEEDTARVKEEAKAKVNEEIKKAEKTEKMTISGLIDSMFEQTPKHLEEQKADFQ from the coding sequence ATGAGCAAGGTTCCTTATGAAGTATACACGGAGGATGTAGAAGCTCTGTCCGTGCTGTCTCCTGACGGCGAAATTGTTAACAAAGACATGATGCCTAAGCTTTCCGACGATCAATTAAAAGAAATTATGTATCGCATGGTATTTACCCGTACTTGGGATGACCGTGCAGTAAACCTCGGCCGTCAAGGTCGTCTTGGTTTCTATGCTCCAGTATCTGGTCAAGAAGCTACAATGGTAGGTAGTGAGTTCGCACTTGAAAAAGAAGATTTTATCGCTCCAGGCTATCGCGACATTCCGCAACTCGTGTGGCACGGACTTCCTCTTTATCAAGCATTTTTGTACTCCCGTGGACACCAACATGGTGGACAAATTCCAGACGGCGTTAACGTATTGATGCCGCAAATTATCATTGGTGCACAAATCCTGCACGCAATGGGGATTGCTATGGGTTACAAATTGAAGAAACAAAAACAAGTGGTTATCACATACACAGGTGATGGCGGTTCTTCCGAAGGTGACTTCTATGAAGGCCTGAACTACGCTGGTGTATACAAACTGCCTGTAATCTTCTTCGTACAAAACAACGGCTATGCCATCACTACTCCTTTTGCTAAACAAACAGCAGCCCTGTCCATCGCTCACAAAGCGGTAGCAGCAGGTATTAAAGGTGTTAAAGTTGACGGTATGGACATCTTCGCTGTTATCAAAGCCGTTCAGGAAGCTGCTGAGCGTGGACGTAACGGAGAAGGCGCAACGTTGATTGAGGCAGTAACCTATCGTTTCCGTCCACACTCCCTTTCCGATGATGCTTCCAAGTATCGTACGAAAGAAGAAGAGGCTGAGTGGAGCGTAAAAGATCCAATCGCACGTTTTGCTAAATATCTGGAGAAAAAAGGTCTGTGGACTGAAGAAGATACAGCGCGTGTGAAAGAAGAAGCAAAAGCTAAAGTGAACGAAGAGATCAAAAAAGCGGAAAAAACCGAGAAAATGACGATTTCAGGCTTGATCGACAGCATGTTCGAACAAACGCCTAAGCACTTGGAAGAGCAAAAAGCTGATTTCCAATAA
- a CDS encoding alpha-ketoacid dehydrogenase subunit beta has product MAQLNMKEAIRDALRVELKRDPNVLLFGEDVGNVGGVFRVTEGLQKEFGEERVFDTPLAESAIGGLAVGLGIQGFRPVAEIQFVGFIFEALDQMVVQAARMRFRSGGKYNSPIVFRTPFGGGVKAAELHTDSLEGLLTQTPGIKVVVPSNPYDAKGLMIASIRDNDPVFFMEHLNLYHAFRAEVPEEDYVVELGKANVVREGSDVTIITYGMMVHTSVKAAEELEKQGVKVEVIDLRTISPIDIDTVVASVKKTNRAIVVQEAQKSAGVAAEVIAQINEKAILHLEAPVLRVAGPDTVYPFAQIEDTWLPNPARIVAAVNKVMNF; this is encoded by the coding sequence ATGGCACAATTGAACATGAAAGAAGCAATTCGTGATGCGCTTCGCGTGGAGCTGAAACGTGATCCTAACGTTCTGCTTTTCGGTGAAGACGTAGGTAATGTAGGCGGCGTTTTCCGTGTAACGGAAGGCTTGCAAAAAGAGTTTGGCGAAGAGCGTGTATTTGATACACCGCTGGCTGAATCCGCAATCGGCGGTTTGGCTGTAGGTTTGGGTATTCAAGGCTTCCGTCCGGTAGCTGAGATTCAATTCGTTGGTTTTATCTTCGAAGCCCTTGACCAAATGGTCGTTCAAGCTGCTCGTATGCGTTTCCGCTCTGGCGGTAAGTATAATTCTCCAATCGTATTCCGTACACCATTCGGTGGCGGCGTTAAAGCGGCAGAACTGCACACAGACTCTCTGGAAGGTTTGCTCACGCAAACTCCGGGTATTAAAGTGGTAGTTCCTTCTAACCCTTACGATGCAAAAGGTCTGATGATCGCTTCCATTCGCGACAACGATCCAGTATTCTTCATGGAACACTTGAACCTGTACCACGCATTCCGTGCAGAAGTGCCTGAAGAAGATTATGTTGTTGAATTGGGTAAAGCGAACGTTGTTCGTGAAGGTTCTGATGTTACTATCATTACTTACGGTATGATGGTTCATACTTCTGTAAAAGCTGCAGAAGAGCTTGAAAAACAAGGTGTTAAAGTTGAAGTTATCGACCTTCGTACGATCAGCCCGATCGATATCGATACAGTTGTTGCTTCTGTTAAGAAAACAAACCGTGCAATTGTTGTACAAGAAGCACAAAAGAGCGCAGGTGTTGCTGCTGAAGTCATTGCACAAATCAATGAAAAAGCAATCCTGCACTTGGAAGCACCGGTACTGCGTGTAGCTGGTCCGGATACGGTATATCCTTTTGCACAAATCGAAGATACATGGCTGCCTAACCCGGCACGTATCGTTGCTGCGGTTAACAAAGTTATGAACTTCTAA
- a CDS encoding dihydrolipoamide acetyltransferase family protein, translating into MAKFEYKFPELGEGLHEGEIIKMHIKVGDKVTDDDIIMEVQNDKAVVEVPCPVNGTVTEVFAKDGQICHVGEVVAVIDAEGELPEQDDAPAEDQGAQEKDAAQGGADTSGSSAAASSSNAAQEGGSNSVPAVPAKDVLATPSVRKFAREQGVDIAQVNGTGNNGKVTKEDVESFKNGGGSSAAASSEAPAQEEKKSAAPAAAAADQRLEEERVPFKGIRKAISNAMVKSAYTAPHVTIMDEVDVTELVAFRTRMKPIAEKKGTKVTYLPFIVKALVAASRQFPALNAMIDEEANEIVYKKYYNIGIATDTDNGLIVPVIKDADRKSIWMIADSIRDLAARGRDGKLSANEMKGSTISISNIGSAGGMFFTPIINFPEVAILGTGRISEKAVIKNGEVVAAPVMALSLSFDHRIIDGATAQNFMNYIKQLLANPELLVMEV; encoded by the coding sequence TTGGCTAAATTTGAATATAAATTCCCTGAACTGGGCGAAGGCCTTCACGAAGGCGAAATCATCAAGATGCACATCAAAGTTGGGGATAAAGTAACTGACGACGATATCATCATGGAAGTACAGAACGACAAAGCGGTTGTTGAAGTTCCTTGTCCGGTAAACGGAACTGTAACTGAAGTTTTCGCTAAAGACGGTCAAATCTGCCACGTTGGTGAAGTTGTAGCAGTTATCGATGCAGAAGGCGAACTGCCTGAGCAAGACGACGCTCCTGCTGAAGACCAAGGTGCACAAGAGAAAGACGCAGCGCAAGGCGGAGCAGACACTAGCGGTTCTTCTGCAGCAGCTTCAAGCTCCAATGCAGCTCAAGAAGGCGGCAGCAACAGCGTTCCTGCAGTTCCTGCAAAAGACGTTTTGGCTACGCCAAGCGTTCGCAAGTTTGCTCGTGAGCAGGGTGTAGACATCGCTCAGGTTAACGGCACTGGTAACAACGGTAAAGTAACCAAAGAAGATGTGGAATCCTTCAAAAATGGTGGCGGTTCTTCCGCAGCGGCATCTTCCGAAGCTCCGGCTCAAGAAGAGAAAAAATCCGCAGCACCTGCAGCTGCAGCAGCTGATCAACGCCTTGAAGAAGAGCGCGTACCATTCAAAGGTATCCGTAAAGCGATCTCCAATGCAATGGTTAAATCAGCTTACACTGCACCGCACGTTACAATCATGGACGAAGTGGACGTAACTGAATTGGTTGCATTCCGTACTCGCATGAAACCAATTGCAGAGAAAAAAGGTACAAAAGTTACTTACCTGCCATTCATCGTTAAAGCATTGGTTGCTGCTTCCCGTCAATTCCCGGCGTTGAACGCAATGATTGATGAAGAAGCAAATGAAATTGTGTACAAAAAATACTACAACATCGGTATCGCTACAGATACAGACAACGGCCTGATCGTTCCTGTAATCAAAGATGCTGATCGCAAATCCATCTGGATGATCGCTGATTCCATCCGTGATCTGGCAGCTCGTGGACGCGATGGTAAACTGAGCGCGAACGAAATGAAAGGAAGCACGATCTCCATCAGTAACATCGGTTCTGCTGGCGGTATGTTCTTCACTCCGATCATCAACTTCCCAGAAGTTGCAATCTTGGGTACAGGACGCATCAGTGAAAAAGCGGTTATCAAAAACGGCGAAGTTGTTGCAGCACCTGTAATGGCATTGTCCTTGAGTTTCGACCACCGTATCATCGATGGCGCAACAGCACAAAACTTTATGAATTACATTAAACAGCTGCTCGCTAACCCTGAGCTGCTTGTTATGGAGGTGTAA